The Kineothrix sp. MB12-C1 genome includes a window with the following:
- the prmA gene encoding 50S ribosomal protein L11 methyltransferase produces the protein MRWIKFRVKTVTEAEDIIISTLYDIGLEGAQIEDKVPLTALEKEQMFVDILPEVQEDDGIAYLSFFVQENEDGSLKLQGKDVTSEEILEAIKRELEDLRMFVDIGEGTVTVDRTEDIDWINNWKQYFHQFYIDDVLVIPSWEEVKEEDADKMILHIDPGTAFGTGMHETTQLCIRQLRKYITPRTKLLDVGTGSGILAILSLMFGAEEAVGTDLDPCAVEAVRDNMEANSISPEKFSMMIGNLITEKEIQDKVGYGCYDIVVANILSDVLVPLTPVIVNQMKPGGIYITSGIIDDKEKAVAEAVEAAGLSIVETTYQGEWVSITARKV, from the coding sequence ATGAGATGGATAAAATTCAGAGTGAAAACGGTGACGGAAGCGGAGGATATTATTATCAGTACTCTGTATGATATCGGTTTGGAAGGGGCACAGATAGAGGATAAGGTGCCGCTTACCGCTTTAGAGAAGGAGCAGATGTTCGTAGATATTTTACCGGAAGTGCAGGAAGATGATGGTATTGCATATTTGAGTTTCTTTGTGCAAGAGAATGAGGACGGCAGCCTGAAACTACAGGGAAAGGATGTGACGTCAGAGGAGATTCTTGAGGCGATAAAAAGGGAACTGGAAGATCTGCGCATGTTTGTGGATATCGGTGAGGGAACGGTCACGGTAGATCGAACCGAGGATATCGATTGGATTAACAATTGGAAACAATATTTCCATCAGTTCTATATCGATGATGTACTGGTAATTCCTTCATGGGAAGAGGTGAAGGAGGAAGATGCGGATAAGATGATTCTCCATATCGATCCGGGAACTGCATTCGGCACAGGGATGCATGAGACGACCCAACTCTGCATCCGCCAGCTTAGGAAATATATTACTCCCCGGACAAAGTTGCTCGATGTAGGAACAGGAAGCGGGATTCTTGCCATCCTATCGTTAATGTTCGGTGCAGAGGAGGCAGTTGGTACAGATTTGGATCCTTGTGCAGTAGAAGCGGTAAGGGATAATATGGAAGCCAACAGCATTTCTCCTGAGAAGTTTTCCATGATGATAGGTAATCTTATTACGGAGAAAGAGATACAGGATAAGGTCGGCTATGGGTGCTATGATATTGTGGTGGCTAATATTCTTTCTGATGTACTCGTACCTCTGACCCCGGTAATCGTAAATCAAATGAAGCCGGGCGGCATTTATATTACCTCCGGCATTATCGATGATAAAGAAAAGGCAGTAGCTGAGGCGGTAGAAGCGGCAGGGCTTTCTATCGTGGAAACTACCTATCAGGGTGAATGGGTATCCATTACAGCGAGAAAGGTATGA
- a CDS encoding 16S rRNA (uracil(1498)-N(3))-methyltransferase, translating to MYNFFIEPSQIQGNQITITGSDVNHIKNVLRMRIGEEISLSNGVDGKEYRCGIECIEEDRILCTLRFIKEDGVELPSKVYLFQGLPKSDKMELIIQKAVELGVYEVIPVAAKRAVVKLDAKKAKSKRERWQTIAESAAKQSKRGIIPNIKEVMTMKEAISYAADMEVKLIPYELAEGMQGTKDIISSLKRGEPIAIFIGPEGGFEEGEIQEAKENGIVPITLGKRILRTETAGFTILAWIMYQLEE from the coding sequence ATGTATAACTTTTTTATAGAGCCTTCACAAATACAAGGGAATCAAATAACGATAACGGGAAGCGATGTAAATCATATTAAGAACGTGCTTCGTATGAGAATAGGGGAAGAAATTTCACTCAGTAACGGCGTGGATGGGAAGGAATACCGCTGTGGCATTGAGTGTATAGAAGAGGATAGGATTCTTTGCACCCTGCGCTTTATAAAAGAAGATGGAGTAGAGCTTCCTTCTAAGGTATATCTTTTTCAAGGGCTTCCAAAGTCGGACAAGATGGAATTAATTATTCAGAAGGCGGTAGAACTCGGGGTCTATGAAGTGATTCCTGTAGCGGCTAAGAGAGCTGTCGTGAAGCTGGATGCGAAAAAGGCCAAATCTAAGAGAGAACGTTGGCAGACCATTGCAGAATCTGCGGCCAAGCAGAGCAAACGCGGTATTATTCCTAATATAAAGGAAGTTATGACGATGAAAGAGGCTATTTCCTATGCAGCGGATATGGAAGTGAAGCTGATTCCTTATGAACTGGCGGAAGGGATGCAAGGAACGAAGGATATCATTTCTTCTTTGAAAAGAGGAGAGCCCATCGCTATCTTTATTGGCCCCGAAGGTGGATTCGAGGAAGGCGAGATACAGGAAGCGAAGGAAAATGGTATTGTTCCTATTACGCTTGGAAAAAGGATACTGCGCACTGAGACTGCGGGCTTTACAATTCTGGCATGGATAATGTACCAATTAGAAGAATAG
- a CDS encoding cysteine desulfurase family protein encodes MEVYLDNSATTRCFDDVASLMTQIMCEDYGNPSSLHLKGVQAESYIRYAKETIAKILKVSEKEIFFTSGGTEADNIALIGAAWANHRRGKHLVTTAIEHPGIMQTMKHLEEEGFRVTYLPVDKNGLIREADLANAIMRDTILVSIMHTNNEIGALQPIAEAGALIKRRNPNTLFHVDAVQGFGKFHIYPKKMNVDMLSASGHKIHGPKGVGFLYINEKTKVRPISFGGGQQNGIRPGTENVPGSAGLAKAAEMLYTNLDEEVNMLYTLKQKFVDGVTRIEGVNVNGLTGRNSAPHVVSVSVRGVRSEVLLHALEDKGIYVSAGSACSARKPQPSATLKAIGVERDLLESTIRFSFSVFTTVEEIDYTLQTMYDMIPMLRRYTRH; translated from the coding sequence ATGGAAGTATATTTGGATAACTCGGCTACAACAAGATGTTTCGACGATGTGGCTTCCCTTATGACACAAATTATGTGTGAGGATTATGGGAACCCGTCCAGTCTGCACTTAAAGGGAGTACAGGCGGAGAGCTACATCAGGTATGCCAAAGAAACTATAGCAAAGATACTAAAGGTAAGCGAAAAGGAGATTTTTTTCACATCTGGCGGAACGGAAGCGGATAATATTGCTTTAATAGGTGCGGCATGGGCGAATCATAGAAGAGGAAAGCATCTCGTTACGACGGCAATTGAGCATCCGGGGATTATGCAGACAATGAAACACCTGGAGGAAGAGGGCTTTCGTGTCACTTATCTTCCGGTGGATAAAAACGGCTTGATTCGTGAAGCGGACTTGGCAAATGCGATAATGAGGGATACGATACTCGTTTCCATTATGCATACGAACAATGAAATCGGAGCGTTGCAGCCAATTGCAGAAGCGGGAGCGCTTATTAAACGGAGGAATCCAAATACTTTATTTCATGTGGATGCGGTACAGGGCTTTGGTAAGTTCCATATCTATCCGAAGAAGATGAATGTCGATATGCTTTCTGCAAGCGGACATAAAATCCACGGTCCCAAAGGGGTAGGATTTCTATATATTAATGAAAAGACGAAGGTAAGGCCAATCAGTTTCGGCGGCGGACAGCAAAACGGTATCCGTCCGGGAACAGAAAACGTGCCCGGATCGGCGGGATTGGCGAAAGCAGCAGAAATGCTCTATACCAATCTGGATGAAGAAGTGAATATGCTCTACACCTTGAAACAGAAGTTCGTCGATGGGGTGACGAGAATTGAAGGAGTCAATGTAAATGGATTGACGGGAAGAAACAGTGCGCCTCATGTAGTTAGTGTATCTGTCAGAGGGGTCAGAAGTGAAGTGCTCCTTCATGCTCTGGAAGATAAAGGAATCTATGTATCAGCAGGAAGTGCTTGCTCAGCACGTAAACCACAGCCGTCAGCCACCTTGAAGGCGATCGGTGTGGAGAGAGATTTGTTGGAATCTACGATACGTTTTAGCTTTTCAGTCTTTACAACTGTAGAGGAAATCGATTATACTTTACAGACGATGTACGATATGATACCGATGCTTCGAAGATATACGAGACATTAA
- the thiI gene encoding tRNA uracil 4-sulfurtransferase ThiI, with protein MFTAFLIKYAEIGIKGRNRYIFEDALVQQIKYAVKRCDGEFKVYRTQGRIYVEALSEFDFDEVVDNLKTVFGISGICPVVYVEDEGFEKLGEEVVKYLGEVYPEQNKTFKVHARRARKNYPLNSMEINSEMGGVILDSYPEMRVDVHNPDIMLNIEIREKIYIYSEIIPGPGGMPVGTGGKAMLLLSGGIDSPVAGYMVAKRGVKIDAVYFHAPPYTSERAKQKVVDLAKLVSRYTGPIYLHVINFTDIQLYIYEKCPHDELTIIMRRYMMRIAERIARQTECLGLITGESIGQVASQTLQSLAATNEVCTMPVYRPLIGFDKMEIVEVSEKINTYETSILPYEDCCTIFVAKHPVTKPNLNIIRKHEENLAEKIEELVETALANDELIIVHQ; from the coding sequence ATGTTTACAGCTTTTTTGATAAAATATGCCGAAATAGGTATTAAAGGAAGGAACAGATATATTTTTGAAGATGCTTTAGTACAGCAGATAAAATATGCGGTGAAAAGGTGTGATGGTGAATTCAAAGTTTATCGGACACAGGGAAGAATTTATGTAGAAGCGTTATCGGAATTCGATTTCGATGAAGTGGTGGACAACCTTAAGACAGTCTTTGGTATTTCCGGTATCTGTCCGGTAGTTTATGTAGAGGACGAGGGCTTTGAAAAGCTGGGAGAAGAAGTTGTTAAGTACCTCGGGGAAGTATACCCGGAGCAAAATAAAACGTTCAAAGTACATGCCAGAAGAGCGAGGAAAAATTACCCACTGAATTCCATGGAAATCAACAGTGAAATGGGCGGTGTTATTCTGGATAGCTATCCTGAGATGCGTGTGGATGTTCATAATCCGGATATTATGTTGAACATAGAGATTCGGGAAAAAATTTATATTTATTCGGAGATTATTCCCGGACCGGGTGGAATGCCTGTAGGCACAGGCGGAAAGGCAATGCTCCTTTTATCAGGAGGTATCGATTCACCGGTGGCGGGATATATGGTTGCCAAGCGCGGTGTGAAGATCGATGCGGTATATTTTCATGCACCTCCGTATACGAGTGAACGTGCGAAACAGAAGGTAGTGGATTTGGCCAAGTTAGTTTCCCGCTATACAGGCCCTATTTACCTGCACGTTATTAATTTCACGGATATTCAGTTATATATTTATGAGAAATGTCCTCACGATGAACTTACTATTATTATGCGCCGCTATATGATGCGTATTGCGGAGAGGATTGCAAGGCAGACGGAGTGCCTTGGACTGATTACAGGAGAGAGTATCGGTCAGGTAGCTTCACAGACGCTACAGAGCCTGGCTGCAACAAATGAAGTGTGTACGATGCCTGTTTATCGTCCCCTGATTGGTTTTGATAAGATGGAAATTGTGGAAGTTTCAGAGAAAATCAATACTTATGAGACGTCTATACTTCCTTATGAGGATTGCTGCACCATTTTTGTGGCGAAGCATCCGGTTACTAAGCCGAACCTTAATATTATAAGGAAGCATGAAGAGAATCTGGCGGAGAAGATTGAAGAATTGGTGGAAACCGCGCTTGCAAATGATGAATTGATCATAGTGCATCAATAA
- a CDS encoding HPr family phosphocarrier protein produces MKTVQISLNSIDKVKSFVNDITKFDYDFDLVSGRYVIDAKSIMGIFSLDLSKPIDLNIHAEDNAEVVLDALKPYMI; encoded by the coding sequence ATGAAAACAGTTCAGATTTCTTTAAATTCCATTGATAAGGTAAAATCTTTTGTAAACGATATTACGAAATTCGACTATGATTTTGATTTAGTATCCGGCAGATATGTGATTGATGCGAAGTCCATTATGGGTATCTTCAGCTTGGATTTATCAAAACCAATCGATCTGAATATTCATGCAGAAGACAATGCAGAAGTAGTTCTCGATGCATTGAAACCTTACATGATTTAA
- the mtaB gene encoding tRNA (N(6)-L-threonylcarbamoyladenosine(37)-C(2))-methylthiotransferase MtaB, translated as MKSVALHNLGCKVNGYELDVMQQMLQEKGYNIVSFDEWADIYIVNTCTVTNIADRKSRQMLHKARKLNPKAVVVAAGCYVQTGKEDIIKDVGVDLAIGNNKKKELVSILEKYLEECGKGESGKANEKTNEETEVGLWNEKTLDDTTIIDIGSISEFENMELKETSGNTRAYIKVQDGCNQFCSYCIIPYARGRVRSRRQEDVLQEITGLAKHGYKEVVLTGIHISSYGVDFGAPALPELIKAIHEVEGIERIRLGSLEPGIITEEFAEKLRILPKFCPHFHLSLQSGCDETLKRMNRKYTSGEYYEKVKLLRRTFDNPAITTDIIVGFPGETEEEFQITRAYLEKIKLYEIHVFKYSKRKGTRAAEMEHQVTDEKKTQRSNILLAMERENSTSYRAEYIGREIEVLFEEEKEIDGVLYQTGHTAQYVKAAKRAEGTLSNQLISGKAVGFLQGDILLME; from the coding sequence ATGAAAAGTGTAGCATTACATAACCTGGGGTGTAAGGTGAATGGATATGAACTGGACGTAATGCAACAAATGTTACAAGAAAAGGGATATAATATTGTATCTTTTGATGAATGGGCGGATATATATATCGTTAATACATGTACTGTGACAAATATTGCAGATAGAAAGAGCAGGCAAATGCTCCATAAAGCACGCAAATTGAACCCTAAGGCAGTGGTGGTAGCTGCAGGCTGTTATGTGCAGACCGGCAAGGAAGATATTATCAAAGATGTGGGCGTAGATTTGGCGATTGGGAATAATAAAAAGAAAGAGCTTGTCTCTATTCTGGAAAAATATCTGGAAGAGTGCGGCAAGGGAGAAAGTGGAAAAGCAAACGAAAAAACGAATGAAGAAACAGAAGTCGGACTCTGGAATGAAAAGACGCTGGATGATACGACGATTATCGATATAGGAAGCATTAGTGAATTCGAAAATATGGAGCTGAAAGAGACTTCCGGGAATACCCGCGCTTATATTAAGGTGCAAGATGGCTGTAATCAGTTCTGCTCTTACTGCATTATTCCTTATGCGAGGGGCAGAGTGAGAAGTCGAAGACAAGAAGATGTTCTTCAAGAAATCACAGGGCTTGCAAAGCATGGTTATAAAGAAGTAGTGTTAACAGGAATTCATATCAGCTCTTATGGCGTTGATTTCGGAGCGCCTGCGCTTCCGGAACTTATAAAAGCCATTCATGAAGTGGAAGGAATTGAAAGAATTCGTTTAGGTTCCCTGGAACCCGGAATTATTACGGAGGAGTTTGCAGAGAAACTGCGTATACTTCCTAAGTTCTGTCCGCATTTCCACTTGTCTCTTCAAAGTGGCTGTGATGAGACTTTGAAAAGAATGAATAGGAAATATACCTCAGGGGAATACTACGAAAAAGTGAAGCTTTTACGTCGGACCTTTGATAATCCGGCTATTACTACTGATATTATCGTAGGATTTCCGGGAGAAACAGAAGAAGAATTCCAGATCACAAGAGCATATTTAGAGAAGATAAAGCTCTATGAAATTCATGTTTTCAAGTACTCCAAGAGAAAAGGCACCCGTGCGGCGGAAATGGAACATCAGGTAACGGATGAAAAAAAGACGCAGAGAAGTAATATACTTTTGGCAATGGAGAGAGAGAATTCTACAAGTTATAGAGCGGAATACATAGGAAGAGAAATAGAAGTACTGTTCGAGGAAGAGAAAGAGATAGATGGAGTGCTCTACCAGACAGGCCATACTGCACAATATGTAAAGGCGGCGAAGAGGGCTGAAGGGACCTTATCCAATCAATTGATAAGCGGTAAAGCAGTAGGCTTTTTGCAGGGAGATATCTTGCTCATGGAATAA
- a CDS encoding IreB family regulatory phosphoprotein, translating into MQDFGNTQFFNVETEPETGVEVVLSTVYEALTEKGYNPVNQIVGYIMSGDPTYITSHKSARSLIMKVERDELVEELLTKYIEAKRWKNG; encoded by the coding sequence ATGCAGGATTTTGGTAATACACAATTTTTTAACGTGGAGACGGAACCGGAGACAGGTGTGGAAGTAGTTTTGTCTACCGTATATGAAGCATTGACTGAGAAGGGGTACAACCCTGTGAATCAGATTGTAGGGTATATTATGTCCGGAGACCCAACATATATTACGAGCCATAAAAGTGCGAGAAGCCTTATTATGAAAGTGGAGCGAGATGAATTAGTAGAAGAGCTGCTTACCAAATATATTGAGGCGAAGCGCTGGAAGAATGGTTAA
- the ruvX gene encoding Holliday junction resolvase RuvX translates to MRIMGLDFGSKTVGVAISDALLLTAQGIEIIERKEENKLRKTMARIEELIEEYEVQEIVLGLPKNMNDTLGARAELSMEFKENLERRTGLHVKMWDERLTTVAADKVMMEAGIRRENRKQHVDRIAACFILQGYLDYLKNEENK, encoded by the coding sequence ATGCGTATTATGGGCTTGGATTTCGGGTCGAAGACGGTAGGAGTGGCAATTAGCGATGCGTTGTTACTCACTGCTCAGGGCATTGAAATCATAGAGAGAAAAGAAGAAAATAAATTACGTAAGACGATGGCTCGTATCGAAGAGTTGATTGAGGAATATGAAGTACAAGAAATTGTCCTTGGGCTGCCTAAGAATATGAATGATACTCTTGGAGCCCGCGCGGAGCTTTCCATGGAATTCAAAGAGAATCTGGAGCGCAGAACAGGCCTTCATGTAAAGATGTGGGATGAGAGGCTTACTACTGTTGCGGCAGATAAAGTGATGATGGAAGCAGGAATCCGCCGGGAGAATAGGAAGCAGCATGTAGATCGAATTGCAGCATGCTTTATTTTGCAAGGGTATTTGGATTACCTTAAGAACGAGGAGAATAAGTAG